One genomic region from Drosophila subpulchrella strain 33 F10 #4 breed RU33 chromosome 2R, RU_Dsub_v1.1 Primary Assembly, whole genome shotgun sequence encodes:
- the LOC119552197 gene encoding protein FAM13A isoform X2 — MRHPTTGLNEDDLSRLTGSSSSTASCGSAASSSSSSSSSSSSKPADRHEVVRSPEKPTPAGTDKSHLNSGFTSTYLPEIIHPALEWQKSSRKRKERLDSSSAFGQDRKLQRSNSEELLTEPAAIVSPTAQAQAANLLEAQCEVIRRVSSEDFKRTASYANYRQEFEREQEECSELGENNASLANLPTGEAAKERPRLETSPARQAIKEASDDSECEHERRRSSERFCKSRQPPVRKSGVAKKGGSGGGSGSKYLPSRRDEQSAYKYDLSALKYERRGFISSRKQQSQQAMQSAADHNDNNLIDFHQQQKELQSKRSASISPTPTTSSSAGSDDSTPTSNAPAPIKAKPQRQQQSLDLTSAQESLPWERGDEPAPILSRRYAHSRPHIGGNLDAAAQLAKAMPYPQQMPKQAATVQLHADTSDMDCCLEPMDAVRAFSSLENMRTRDVMQQVLPAMMVAFQSPEERLKAINRRVTVLKKKLVQLEESLEQRLGYRPSQAERLNDKYMKNALAELSKLRKERHELKTDPIAALGLKVGSGGGGGVGGIGGQEVAKKLERMKATLAEIEQNLNEKRVNGRRSEQLEELNADQLVQEKSAVQHGLLYFESLYGHPITKEERDAARPLYDRYRLLKRLVSRTVMFGAGTGVPELPTILEHEAMVFEATSTPLQYSSNNSTETTNSPSDSNAPNTLTQNASSDESTTTTTLTGPAAGVASTNQDNQAASENISALSVDQLWEQLDRARDEKSLLKATIREYESLFEEQNGRKMLKQDRRSLETETYAQYKEKKAKVRLLQALIKKHIGH; from the exons ATGCGCCATCCCACAACTGGGCTGAACGAAGACGACCTGAGTCGTCTCACTGGTTCATCATCGTCGACGGCTTCGTGCGGCAGCGCAGCCTCCTCCTCATCATCGTCCTCATCCTCGTCGTCCTCGAAACCCGCTGACCGGCATGAGGTGGTCCGCAGTCCGGAGAAGCCAACGCCGGCGGGCACGGACAAGAGCCACCTGAACAGCGGCTTCACCTCCACCTACCTGCCGGAGATCATACATCCGGCCTTGGAATGGCAGAAGTCGTCGCGCAAGCGCAAGGAGCGCCTGGACAGCAGCTCGGCCTTTGGCCAGGATCGCAAGCTGCAGCGCAGCAACAGCGAGGAGTTGCTCACCGAACCGGCAGCCATCGTCTCACCCACGGCCCAGGCACAAGCGGCCAATCTGCTGGAGGCCCAATGTGAGGTTATCCGGCGGGTTTCGTCGGAGGATTTCAAGCGGACGGCCAGCTATGCCAACTATCGCCAGGAGTTCGAAAGGGAGCAGGAGGAGTGCTCCGAGCTGGGCGAGAACAATGCCTCGTTGGCCAATTTACCAACCGGAGAAGCGGCCAAGGAGCGTCCTCGCCTGGAGACCAGTCCCGCTCGCCAGGCAATCAAAGAAGCTAGCGATGACTCTGAGTGTGAGCACGAACGGCGTCGCAGCAGCGAGCGTTTCTGTAAATCCCGTCAGCCGCCGGTTCGCAAGTCTGGAGTGGCCAAAAAGGGCGGCAGCGGCGGAGGCAGTGGCTCCAAGTATCTGCCCTCGCGGCGGGATGAGCAGAGTGCCTACAAGTACGATCTGTCGGCATTGAAGTACGAACGCCGAGGTTTCATCAGCAGCAGGAAACAGCAGAGTCAGCAGGCCATGCAATCTGCTGCCGATCACAACGACAACAACCTAATAGACTTCCATCAGCAGCAGAAGGAGCTGCAGTCGAAGAGGAGCGCCAGTATTTCACCCACACCCACAACCAGCTCCTCGGCGGGCAGCGATGACAGCACGCCCACTTCCAATGCTCCGGCTCCGATTAAGGCCAAACCCCAGAGGCAGCAGCAGAGTCTGGATCTCACCTCTGCCCAGGAGTCACTGCCCTGGGAGCGTGGAGATGAACCGGCTCCCATTTTGAGCAGGAGATATGCCCATTCGCGACCACATATCGGTGGCAATCTGGATGCAGCTGCTCAACTGGCCAAGGCCATGCCATATCCGCAGCAGATGCCCAAACAGGCGGCCACCGTGCAGCTCCATGCGGACACCAGCGACATGGACTGCTGCCTGGAGCCCATGGATGCGGTGAGGGCCTTCAGTTCGCTGGAGAATATGCGCACACGCGATGTTATGCAACAGGTGCTGCCCGCCATGATGGTGGCCTTTCAATCGCCCGAGGAGCGCCTGAAGGCCATCAATCGCCGGGTCACAGTGCTGAAGAAGAAACTAGTCCAGCTGGAGGAGTCGCTGGAGCAGAGATTGGGCTACAGGCCATCGCAGGCGGAGCGACTGAACGACAAGTACATGAAGAACGCCCTGGCGGAGTTGAGCAAGCTGCGCAAGGAACGGCACGAGCTCAAGACTGATCCCATCGCAGCTCTGGGCCTGAAGGTGGGCAgcggtggcggcggcggcgttGGAGGCATCGGTGGCCAGGAGGTGGCCAAGAAGCTGGAGCGCATGAAGGCCACCCTCGCTGAAATCGAACAG AATCTTAACGAGAAGCGCGTAAATGGCCGCCGTTCCGAGCAGTTGGAGGAGCTGAATGCCGACCAACTGGTGCAGGAGAAGAGTGCCGTGCAGCATGGACTGCTGTACTTCGAGAGCCTCTATGGACATCCCATCACCAAGGAGGAGCGCGATGCCGCCAGGCCGCTCTATGATCGCTACAGGCTGCTAAAGCGTCTGGTCTCTCGCACCGTGATGTTTGGAGCGGGCACTGGAGTACCCGAGTTGCCCACCATCCTGGAGCACGAGGCCATGGTGTTCGAGGCCACCTCCACACCGTTGCAGTATTCATCGAACAATAGCACCGAGACCACCAACTCGCCCAGCGACTCGAATGCCCCAAATACTCTCACCCAGAATGCTTCCTCCGATGAGTCGACGACCACCACCACGTTGACGGGTCCGGCGGCTGGAGTGGCGTCCACCAATCAGGACAACCAGGCGGCCAGCGAGAACATCTCCGCACTGAGTGTGGACCAGCTGTGGGAGCAGCTAGATCGAGCTCGCGATGAGAAATCCCTGCTGAAGGCCACCATCCGCGAGTACGAGTCCTTGTTTGAGGAGCAGAATGGACGCAAAATGCTCAAGCAGGATCGCCGCTCGCTGGAGACGGAAACCTATGCCCAGTACAAGGAGAAGAAGGCCAAGGTCCGTCTGCTGCAGGCCCTGATCAAGAAGCACATTGGGCACTAA
- the LOC119552197 gene encoding protein FAM13A isoform X1, giving the protein MTPRIITYILCGMRHPTTGLNEDDLSRLTGSSSSTASCGSAASSSSSSSSSSSSKPADRHEVVRSPEKPTPAGTDKSHLNSGFTSTYLPEIIHPALEWQKSSRKRKERLDSSSAFGQDRKLQRSNSEELLTEPAAIVSPTAQAQAANLLEAQCEVIRRVSSEDFKRTASYANYRQEFEREQEECSELGENNASLANLPTGEAAKERPRLETSPARQAIKEASDDSECEHERRRSSERFCKSRQPPVRKSGVAKKGGSGGGSGSKYLPSRRDEQSAYKYDLSALKYERRGFISSRKQQSQQAMQSAADHNDNNLIDFHQQQKELQSKRSASISPTPTTSSSAGSDDSTPTSNAPAPIKAKPQRQQQSLDLTSAQESLPWERGDEPAPILSRRYAHSRPHIGGNLDAAAQLAKAMPYPQQMPKQAATVQLHADTSDMDCCLEPMDAVRAFSSLENMRTRDVMQQVLPAMMVAFQSPEERLKAINRRVTVLKKKLVQLEESLEQRLGYRPSQAERLNDKYMKNALAELSKLRKERHELKTDPIAALGLKVGSGGGGGVGGIGGQEVAKKLERMKATLAEIEQNLNEKRVNGRRSEQLEELNADQLVQEKSAVQHGLLYFESLYGHPITKEERDAARPLYDRYRLLKRLVSRTVMFGAGTGVPELPTILEHEAMVFEATSTPLQYSSNNSTETTNSPSDSNAPNTLTQNASSDESTTTTTLTGPAAGVASTNQDNQAASENISALSVDQLWEQLDRARDEKSLLKATIREYESLFEEQNGRKMLKQDRRSLETETYAQYKEKKAKVRLLQALIKKHIGH; this is encoded by the exons ATGACGCCCAGGATTATTACTTACATATTG TGCGGCATGCGCCATCCCACAACTGGGCTGAACGAAGACGACCTGAGTCGTCTCACTGGTTCATCATCGTCGACGGCTTCGTGCGGCAGCGCAGCCTCCTCCTCATCATCGTCCTCATCCTCGTCGTCCTCGAAACCCGCTGACCGGCATGAGGTGGTCCGCAGTCCGGAGAAGCCAACGCCGGCGGGCACGGACAAGAGCCACCTGAACAGCGGCTTCACCTCCACCTACCTGCCGGAGATCATACATCCGGCCTTGGAATGGCAGAAGTCGTCGCGCAAGCGCAAGGAGCGCCTGGACAGCAGCTCGGCCTTTGGCCAGGATCGCAAGCTGCAGCGCAGCAACAGCGAGGAGTTGCTCACCGAACCGGCAGCCATCGTCTCACCCACGGCCCAGGCACAAGCGGCCAATCTGCTGGAGGCCCAATGTGAGGTTATCCGGCGGGTTTCGTCGGAGGATTTCAAGCGGACGGCCAGCTATGCCAACTATCGCCAGGAGTTCGAAAGGGAGCAGGAGGAGTGCTCCGAGCTGGGCGAGAACAATGCCTCGTTGGCCAATTTACCAACCGGAGAAGCGGCCAAGGAGCGTCCTCGCCTGGAGACCAGTCCCGCTCGCCAGGCAATCAAAGAAGCTAGCGATGACTCTGAGTGTGAGCACGAACGGCGTCGCAGCAGCGAGCGTTTCTGTAAATCCCGTCAGCCGCCGGTTCGCAAGTCTGGAGTGGCCAAAAAGGGCGGCAGCGGCGGAGGCAGTGGCTCCAAGTATCTGCCCTCGCGGCGGGATGAGCAGAGTGCCTACAAGTACGATCTGTCGGCATTGAAGTACGAACGCCGAGGTTTCATCAGCAGCAGGAAACAGCAGAGTCAGCAGGCCATGCAATCTGCTGCCGATCACAACGACAACAACCTAATAGACTTCCATCAGCAGCAGAAGGAGCTGCAGTCGAAGAGGAGCGCCAGTATTTCACCCACACCCACAACCAGCTCCTCGGCGGGCAGCGATGACAGCACGCCCACTTCCAATGCTCCGGCTCCGATTAAGGCCAAACCCCAGAGGCAGCAGCAGAGTCTGGATCTCACCTCTGCCCAGGAGTCACTGCCCTGGGAGCGTGGAGATGAACCGGCTCCCATTTTGAGCAGGAGATATGCCCATTCGCGACCACATATCGGTGGCAATCTGGATGCAGCTGCTCAACTGGCCAAGGCCATGCCATATCCGCAGCAGATGCCCAAACAGGCGGCCACCGTGCAGCTCCATGCGGACACCAGCGACATGGACTGCTGCCTGGAGCCCATGGATGCGGTGAGGGCCTTCAGTTCGCTGGAGAATATGCGCACACGCGATGTTATGCAACAGGTGCTGCCCGCCATGATGGTGGCCTTTCAATCGCCCGAGGAGCGCCTGAAGGCCATCAATCGCCGGGTCACAGTGCTGAAGAAGAAACTAGTCCAGCTGGAGGAGTCGCTGGAGCAGAGATTGGGCTACAGGCCATCGCAGGCGGAGCGACTGAACGACAAGTACATGAAGAACGCCCTGGCGGAGTTGAGCAAGCTGCGCAAGGAACGGCACGAGCTCAAGACTGATCCCATCGCAGCTCTGGGCCTGAAGGTGGGCAgcggtggcggcggcggcgttGGAGGCATCGGTGGCCAGGAGGTGGCCAAGAAGCTGGAGCGCATGAAGGCCACCCTCGCTGAAATCGAACAG AATCTTAACGAGAAGCGCGTAAATGGCCGCCGTTCCGAGCAGTTGGAGGAGCTGAATGCCGACCAACTGGTGCAGGAGAAGAGTGCCGTGCAGCATGGACTGCTGTACTTCGAGAGCCTCTATGGACATCCCATCACCAAGGAGGAGCGCGATGCCGCCAGGCCGCTCTATGATCGCTACAGGCTGCTAAAGCGTCTGGTCTCTCGCACCGTGATGTTTGGAGCGGGCACTGGAGTACCCGAGTTGCCCACCATCCTGGAGCACGAGGCCATGGTGTTCGAGGCCACCTCCACACCGTTGCAGTATTCATCGAACAATAGCACCGAGACCACCAACTCGCCCAGCGACTCGAATGCCCCAAATACTCTCACCCAGAATGCTTCCTCCGATGAGTCGACGACCACCACCACGTTGACGGGTCCGGCGGCTGGAGTGGCGTCCACCAATCAGGACAACCAGGCGGCCAGCGAGAACATCTCCGCACTGAGTGTGGACCAGCTGTGGGAGCAGCTAGATCGAGCTCGCGATGAGAAATCCCTGCTGAAGGCCACCATCCGCGAGTACGAGTCCTTGTTTGAGGAGCAGAATGGACGCAAAATGCTCAAGCAGGATCGCCGCTCGCTGGAGACGGAAACCTATGCCCAGTACAAGGAGAAGAAGGCCAAGGTCCGTCTGCTGCAGGCCCTGATCAAGAAGCACATTGGGCACTAA
- the LOC119549857 gene encoding uncharacterized protein LOC119549857 translates to MLVKIFCISLLIPFLSLVTSAPTTSVTSLVPSINENGVLLMPSENKYYLRIITDGTTREETVEQISPDQLQVKGTYQQSFPGSKYLLVIYEAGTNGYVAKYNFSVTQIPIQRLSPATLKSASG, encoded by the exons ATGCTTGTCAAGATATTTTGCATA AGCTTGTTGATTCCTTTTCTGAGTCTGGTAACTTCGGCACCCACGACATCTGTCACTTCACTCGTTCCCTCAATAAACGAAAATGGTGTTCTGTTAATGCCAtccgaaaataaatattacctAAG AATCATTACAGATGGAACGACTCGGGAGGAGACCGTTGAACAGATTTCGCCGGATCAACTTCAAGTCAAGGGAACATATCAACAGTCTTTTCCAGGTTCTAAGTACCTGCTGGTCATTTATGAAGCCGGTACTAACGGTTATGTGGCCAAGTATAACTTCTCTGTAACACAGATCCCAATTCAACGACTAAGCCCTGCTACCTTAAAAAGTGCCTCCGGgtga
- the LOC119549399 gene encoding uncharacterized protein LOC119549399, translating to MVIVQGMFEISELAAGSIGCVGLYMAGCNALPMQHVPDLPAALFVLSTVFLLHHLRVTNWPPLQELWRLLLELVVFYMGTQILVVLVWQQFHNLMLMVRDTALNTRMAMNLLESYPQLVMFMRHDVCYFLMLIVSLVCTYKAVKVTHSLDYFLPARRIYRYYTDQAENENFADVGRTTKRTSQRRPVSKGSSRRSQ from the coding sequence ATGGTGATTGTGCAGGGAATGTTCGAGATCTCGGAGCTGGCGGCTGGGAGCATTGGATGCGTGGGTCTCTATATGGCCGGATGTAATGCCCTGCCCATGCAGCATGTTCCGGATCTTCCGGCGGCCCTGTTCGTCCTGTCGACGGTGTTTCTCCTGCATCATCTTCGAGTGACGAACTGGCCACCGTTGCAGGAACTTTGGCGACTTCTATTGGAACTGGTGGTCTTCTACATGGGCACCCAGATCCTCGTGGTGCTCGTATGGCAACAGTTCCACAACCTGATGCTTATGGTGCGGGATACGGCTCTCAACACGCGAATGGCCATGAATCTTCTGGAAAGCTACCCCCAACTCGTCATGTTTATGCGACACGATGTGTGCTACTTTTTAATGCTCATCGTATCATTGGTTTGCACCTACAAAGCTGTAAAAGTAACACATTCCTTGGATTATTTCCTACCGGCGCGCAGGATTTATAGGTATTACACAGATCAAGCTGAAAACGAGAACTTTGCCGATGTTGGTAGAACTACCAAAAGGACCTCCCAGCGACGACCAGTCTCCAAGGGTTCCTCACGTCGCTCTCAATAA
- the LOC119549398 gene encoding SH3 domain-containing protein Dlish encodes MAFLCPVRMRRDKKKATNASIERDLPVVGGLGMGRITGSSSIETLVRVGIEKEHGLSPDSKMVVLHDFTPCVDDELEVKRGQLVNILYRENDWVYVIGQDSRQEGFIPFSYCAPCNTQLADLAVKKKLPREQCPEQPIDESIPLLGADNKLDVLCDETLNPGSANSMENILLLEPECTPFVKEPSGRCIVLYTFIARDENDLSVERGEFVTVLNREDPDWFWIMRSDGQEGFVPASFIYPADSVRVLQQQKATLNAMETILQQGQQGQQTQQQQPPQLGLGTDDLRYHGTELVMLYDYKAQAPDDLYLSVRRGDWIYADLSNQTVDGWLWAYAPKTRKYGFIPKAYARPPAMTSL; translated from the exons ATGGCTTTTCTTTGTCCCGTGCGCATGCGGCGCGACAAGAAGAAAG CTACTAATGCCAGCATAGAAAGGGATTTGCCAGTTGTGGGAGGATTGGGCATGGGCCGCATAACTGGTTCCTCCAGCATTGAAACCCTGGTGAGAGTGGGCATAGAAAAGGAGCATGGTTTAAG TCCCGATTCCAAGATGGTTGTACTGCACGACTTTACCCCCTGCGTGGATGATGAACTGGAGGTGAAGCGTGGCCAGCTGGTCAATATCCTGTACAGGGAAAACGATTGGGTGTATGTGATTGGCCAGGACTCGCGGCAGGAGGGCTTCATACCCTTCTCCTACTGTGCTCCCTGCAACACACAACTAGCAGATTTGGCGGTCAAAAAGAAACTGCCAAGGGAACAGTGTCCAGAGCAGCCGATCGATGAGAGCATACCGCTCCTAGGTGCAGACAACAAACTGGACGTGCTCTGCGATGAGACCTTGAATCCAGGATCTGCAAACAGCATGGAGAACATCCTGCTATTAGAGCCAGAGTGTACTCCTTTTGTTAAAGAACCCTCCGGACGCTGCATCGTTTTGTACACCTTTATAGCCCGGGATGAGAATGATTTGTCTGTGGAACGAGGCGAGTTTGTTACCGTGCTGAATCGCGAGGATCCCGACTGGTTTTGGATCATGCGCAGCGATGGCCAAGAAGGATTCGTGCCGGCTAGCTTCATTTATCCGGCAGACAGCGTGCGAGTTTTGCAGCAGCAGAAAGCCACTCTAAATGCCATGGAGACCATTCTTCAGCAGGGTCAACAAGGGCAGCAGACccagcaacagcagccgcCGCAATTGGGTTTGGGAACGGATGATCTGCGCTACCATGGCACAGAGCTGGTGATGCTGTACGATTACAAGGCGCAGGCTCCAGACGATCTTTATCTTTCCGTACGGCGAGGAGATTGGATTTACGCCGATCTCAGTAATCAGACTGTCGATGGCTGGCTTTGGGCTTATGCTCCGAAAACGCGCAAATATGGATTCATTCCAAAAGCCTATGCCCGACCGCCTGCCATGACCAGTCTCTAA
- the LOC119549397 gene encoding uncharacterized protein LOC119549397, which yields MSLRALRKRETGSSYGSNNNNHLAPLRTPQATLFKKASTATTSPKKSLLQSGNSSRGLENRKLFQQRKLLGRQCHSNPDLRQVAKHQNNSLLRSKSEGDVSVVLASNSGAPLTVANAKSEVCLQRISSHSYEQPRISPTNRNSEMLGGARSHRDLTQSSYGHQAGGHPVDLEPSNRAPRRMSECSLGYSQSSSRHTGGSNSMFASQMTLSSGSVVPPVDPNAVLRVPIIGYEVMEERARFTVYKLRVENPETNDCWLVMRRYTDFVRLNGKLKQTFPNLTLMLPRKKLFGDNFNAVFLDNRVQGLQIFVNSVMAKEELRKCKLVREFFCLDEPPSYSESMEECRAIFEAQEETIVHLKLQIQNKNDLILSLQQKLRDEMNEKEQLREAMKNLDLNCSHCSSANDSLGLK from the exons ATGTCACTGCGTGCGCTCCGGAAAAGAGAAACAGGCAGTAGCTACGGCAGTAATAACAATAACCACCTGGCACCTTTAAGAaccccacaagcaacgctcttCAAGAAGGCCAGCACAGCAACGACGTCACCGAAGAAATCGCTGCTCCAAAGTGGGAACTCTAGCCGCGGATTGGAAAACCGGAAGTTGTTCCAACAGCGCAAGCTACTCGGCCGCCAGTGCCACTCGAATCCTGACCTGCGACAAGTGGCCAAGCACCAAAACAACAGCCTGTTGCGCAGCAAATCGGAGGGGGATGTCAGCGTAGTCCTGGCCAGCAATTCAGGTGCTCCATTGACAGTGGCCAACGCCAAATCGGAGGTGTGTCTCCAGAGGATCAGCTCCCACAGCTACGAACAGCCTAGGATCAGTCCAACAAACAGAAATAGCGAAATGCTTGGCGGTGCCCGCTCCCATCGCGACTTGACGCAGTCCTCCTATGGCCACCAGGCAGGCGGCCATCCTGTGGACCTGGAACCCAGCAATAGGGCGCCTCGCCGCATGAGCGAGTGCAGTCTGGGCTACAGTCAATCTAGCTCTCGCCACACGGGCGGCTCCAACTCTATGTTCGCCAGCCAGATGACGCTCTCCTCGGGATCGGTGGTTCCACCCGTGGATCCGAATGCCGTGCTTAGGGTGCCCATTATTGGCTACGAAGTGATGGAAGAGCGGGCGCGCTTCACCGTGTACAAGCTGCGCGTCGAGAATCCGGAGACCAACGACTGTTGGCTCGTCATGCGACGCTACACCGACTTTGTGCGTCTCAATGGCAAACTGAAGCAGACTTTCCCCAACCTCACGCTTATGCTGCCGCGGAAAAAGCTCTTTGGCGACAACTTTAATGCCGTCTTCCTGGACAATCGGGTGCAGGGCCTCCAGATCTTCGTGAACTCAGTGATGGCCAAGGAGGAGCTGCGCAAGTGCAAGCTGGTGCGAGAGTTCTTCTGCCTAGACGAGCCGCCCTCGTACTCCGAATCCATGGAGGAGTGTCGG GCCATTTTCGAGGCCCAGGAGGAGACGATCGTCCATCTGAAGCTGCagatacaaaacaaaaacgatCTCATACTCAGTTTGCAGCAAAAGCTGCGCGACGAGATGAACGAGAAGGAGCAGCTCAGGGAGGCTATGAA AAACCTGGACCTCAATTGCTCGCACTGCTCTTCGGCCAATGACAGTCTGGGCCTTAAGTAG
- the LOC119549396 gene encoding ataxin-10: MEHVENETDELINKLVTLNVADNEEEITGLLKTLRLLLTKGSAHQEILARSVEFAGFLDAVAFNPLMRTEHRVVHNLSLQVLANSVVNNETTQALTWNRNGVKICEQASAVPLGSSNNVLLMIMYNIYLNGRSLISDLVALRTCLSLWRALNEAQCTYNFEYLHFFLEHFIVQNGRACVACYQKLETEDRIAFLDYVAHYLRENSPNGEVTLFLLQHFAKEFRLKSDCLLRETLKLKHELHPREVHSLLRIIASASGSEKYANVYYADQSLFINVSSLLRCLVSAGKEPDGGGLDKPMTKLEEVALTSGIDADYEKKVSYELKTLLVRCSANLLYDNKANKGYCLDTQLLPTLLECTTMDARNPLMKEWSILAIRNACVNCPEAQQVIAGLTMQGSAPNDILTELNLDMGALRISDRQQ, translated from the exons ATGGAGCATGTG GAAAACGAAACCGACGAGCTTATAAATAAGCTCGTGACTCTGAATGTGGCTGATAATGAGGAGGAAATCACAGGCTTACTCAAAACCCTGCGACTTTTGCTCACCAAAGGCAGTGCACATCAAGAGATTTTGGCCAGGAGTGTGGAGTTTGCCGGCTTCCTAGATGCCGTGGCTTTTAATCCACTGATGCGTACAGAGCATCGTGTTGTACACAATCTATCCCTCCAGGTGCTAGCCAACAGTGTGGTTAACAATGAGACTACCCAGGCACTTACCTGGAATCGGAATGGCGTGAAAATTTGCGAACAAGCCTCGGCTGTTCCGCTGGGCAGTTCGAACAATGTGCTTCTCATGATCATGTACAACATATATCTCAATGGTCGTTCTCTCATCAGTGACCTGGTGGCGCTCCGGACTTGCCTGAGCCTATGGCGGGCTCTAAACGAAGCCCAATGCACCTACAACTTCGAGTATCTGCACTTTTTCCTGGAGCACTTCATCGTCCAGAATGGCCGTGCCTGTGTGGCTTGTTACCAGAAGCTGGAGACCGAAGATCGCATTGCCTTCCTCGACTACGTGGCCCACTATCTGAGGGAAAATAGCCCCAATGGCGAAGTTACTCTGTTTCTCCTACAGCACTTCGCCAAGGAGTTCCGCCTCAAATCTGATTGTCTCCTGCGCGAAACTCTCAAGCTTAAACATGAGCTCCATCCCCGAGAAGTTCACAGCTTGCTACGCATCATTGCCAGCGCCAGTGGTTCTGAGAAGTATGCCAATGTCTACTACGCGGATCAATCGCTGTTTATCAACGTTAGCAGCCTGCTGAGGTGCCTGGTTTCTGCCGGCAAGGAACCGGATGGAGGAGGACTGGATAAGCCCATGACGAAGCTGGAGGAGGTGGCTCTAACTTCGGGCATTGATGCGGATTACGAAAAGAAGGTCTCCTACGAACTAAAGACGCTACTTGTGCGCTGCTCGGCCAATCTTCTGTACGACAACAAGGCCAACAAGGGCTACTGCCTGGACACACAACTATTGCCCACTCTGCTTGAGTGCACCACGATGGATGCCCGCAATCCTT TGATGAAGGAGTGGAGCATTCTGGCCATCCGGAACGCTTGCGTCAACTGCCCGGAGGCGCAGCAGGTGATCGCTGGCCTCACCATGCAGGGCTCGGCGCCCAACGACATCCTCACCGAACTGAACCTGGACATGGGAGCGCTTCGCATCTCGGACAGGCAGCAATAA